atataattttatatatatatatatatatatatatatatatatatatatatatgatcttaattatttaaaattttatatttattttttatatataattttgatgtagaacataaataaaaaatttataatttattgatagataacaatatataaaattgatctttttaaatattttttaaaatatataagttataatttattgatatcgaattataaattatgtatttatgtttctattatttgagACAGCTCGTGAGCTCGAAACAACTCGTGAGTTTTCAGTGAGCTAAACTTGAGTTTAAGAAATAGACTCAATTGTTAATGAGTCGAGCCGTGAGCCAAACTCAAGTTTTGTGAGTCGAGCTTGAGCTTGGTCTAGCTCGGCTCAGCTCGGCTCACTTCCAACCTTACTTGTTAGTAGCAGTAATAAtagtatatatattatatatagacAAATTCTACTATTCATCTATCTTATATGTGAAGcctataaatttaaatttaaatactcATATAGAATGAAGATGAATAATGCCTACGATCtgatatatatatcttttaattAGTTATATCATAATAATATGTTagttgaatttaattaaaacgtgtacgaatatttttattattttttaatttttatattcaaatgttttatttataagttataattctctctttatttttaaaactgtTAGTACAagacaaatataattttttttcattttttttttcaattaatattataaattaaactatagtcttttatttataaaatcatataaaatattatttaagaaaaaataaaaatcctctCACTTTTTTGTTCATTCTTATATGTAAACAGTCTCTGTATAGatatgatatataataaaacATAATAACATCGTTTGATTTATGTAACTGACTCTATTTAGTGGGACAAAACTTTGTTGTCGTTGTCGTGTCGTCTTAGAGGATCGTACGCCACCATAATATATACTTAAGTTTATTTAATTGCAATCACAAGCAGCCACCTACGCAATCCTTAGCTTGAGAAATCAAGTATCACCCAATTGGCAACTTGCATCTCCATAACTCCAAAATAAAGCAAAGCAACGAAATGCAAAAGAAACAATGTAAATGAAAAACGAGTATATCATGTTTCACAACATCCAAAATTCACTGAACACAAATCTGTATTATATATAGGCCTTCATTATTCAGGGATATATGTGATTGATGGTAACGTTTTAGAAGCTTTCAAAATCATCTCCCAAATGAAATGAACATTGAATATAAAtcctaattttaattatattgtattttaataACTGGTCAAATTTGTTCAAATATTAATCAAAATATTATCCTTTAATTTCTTCGGTCAAATTATACtatattattatgaaaaaaaaattctattcaGTCACCAAATTGAAacattagaaaaaaattaaagttattatGAGTGATCtagttaataataaaagattaagatatatatatatatatatatatatatatatatatatatatatatatatatatatacgctAGGgagtcaatgaaatatttataccgaaattagaattttgataTTATGTCATGATGTTACTCATCCTAAAAAATTAAGTTGATAGAAAAAGataacactaataattatatctctaatactatCTAAACTTCTATTGTACGCATTATACAAATATTCCACTAGCTCCCTGTACTTTTCCATACATAAAACGTTAAAAATCATGGCTGCAAGGGAGATAGATTCGTTGAATCCAATTATTGTAAATAatgcttaaaaaaaattacaactatgtaattatattattaattaaacatTATTTCTCAAGTCTTCAACTTGCTATCATGATTATTTATGCACACTACATCTGGCCTTCATTATCGACTCGATCAAAAGggaaaaaacaaaacaaactaaTCAAGCATGCATTCCAATAAAAGTAAATTCCTGTACACAAACAcaaattttacttttaacttTTTACAAGAAGTCATAGTGAGAGTACCTTCATTCAAGATTTGTCAAGGCAGGCATACATAGAAAAtgaattatattaaataatgtacatcaaaattaactattaaaaataaattaaataaattacatatatttatatataaatatattgataattaattttaataattaattttaatatacaaataatatttttaatagaaaatagtaaatgaaaagaaaaacaaagtagCTGGTTTTTTCACAAAGTACAGTAGAGATGAATAACTCAGAATGTAGAAGAGGCCTTAGTGAGAGAAGTGATGGTAACATTTGGACCCAAAACAATATCCTTGTATGTAAATTCAAAAGTATCATAACGCAAGAAGAATTCCACCAGAAACACCCTGCACAGTAGTATCACCAGATTCTTCCCCGGGCACTGCTTGTTCTCCGGCCCGGGCTGCTCCGTTTCAGGCCCGTTCGACCACACCACGTACTTCAACAACCTCTCCCCTTCCTCCCCAACGAACCTCCTGGCCACAAACTCCTCCGCCTTCTCGAATATTCTAGAATCCTTCGTGGCGAAGGGTTGATACCCAAACAACATCTCCCCTTTCTTGATCTGAAAAGAGTCGTCGTGGCTATTTACTATTATGTCCTCCCTCGCCTTCGCGTATTGGTACGGCACTACAGGCTCTATCCTCATAGCTTCATACACAATGGATTTCACCAAACTCATTCTCTCAACACCGTTTATCGTGATGCCTCCTTCTTCTTTCACGACGCTTCTAACTTCTGCCGCTATTTCCTTGTGGAGCTTCTCGCCGCCCAAACCCACCCACTTCATCAGGGTTGGAAACTGGTTCTTTAACCCTCCGTACGCGTTGAACCCCGCCGTGAATATTATATTGTGAATGGCCTCGCTTCTTTCGATCCCGGCCTTCTCTGCTTCTTCTATAAGCTTCCCCGCGTTCGCCGAGAATGCTTCGTAGAGCTTCTTGTAGCTCGATTTCGCCAGGAAAGCTGGGAATGGAACCGTACGGATCAAGAAATCCTCTATGTAATTGAAGATCTTCGGCAGCCCCAGGGTCGCCAGTGGTGCCAGCTGGAACAGTAGCCACGTGTCAAACAGCTTTGGCCCTTCTGAACCTAGGTTCGTCTCCGCAGGATCCTTTTAACAATTAACAACACAAAGAATGCgaattggttatggaaaagtctAATCAcagcaattttattaaaatttgttcGGCACttaatcaaaaaaataaaataaataattttatatttttagataaaattttatattattaaaaatattaataataattaattaatgattataaatcacaaaatttactGGTTCTTTTAGTTGGTTATTACTATCACGTGAAACGAACTAACGATTCAGTTAGTTAGTTAGAATAAGTACCTTATTGTTGCAGAAGAGGCGGAACATGAAGTTGAAGGAAGCGGAGGAGACGGCGTCGTTTAGGTTTGCAGTTGCAGTTTTGGCAGAGAGCTTGTTCTCGATTTCAGTGAAGCATTCGGCAACAACGTTgcggaagagaggaagaaacagTTGCTTCCGGGAGGCGATGGTGCTGATGTAGAAGCTCTTGAGTGCGGCGTGGGCGGGCTCGTGGGTATCGAGGTAGGCGCAGACGCGGTAGCCGCCTGTGAAGGAGGTGGAAGGCATGAAGGTGCCGTCAAGAACGTTGCGCTTCTCAACCTTAGAGTTGTCGAAGAGGATAGGGAAGGAAACAGCGTCCAAGAGAGCTATGACTCTTGGATCGGAGGAGATGAAGGGGCCAGGTGGCATGTTAGTACGGATGACGGTGGAGTTATACTTTTGgatcttggagaggaagaattTGTCGCGGCCTTGGTGGTAGAAGTAGTCGTGGCGGTCCTTGATGGGTCCGAAGAAGGGAAGGCCGTAGGTTCCGGGGATTGCTCTGAGTGGCTTATTGATAATCTTGTTGGTAGTGGTAGAAGCCATTGTTAAGGGCAGGCTACGAAATGgtgtattatttttgtttttattttgataCTAATAATGGAGTGGGAATGATAGATGGTCCTATCTATATATGTTTGAAGTAGCAGCTACATGTTAGTGGTCATTGTCTATAAttctctttcttatttatttatttatgattaatCCCCTGAGACtagaaaatattaatattagaaaTAGCAAGTTGATGGAGGATAATAATTATCAACTGAGAACTGGTTTGGTCAGTGGTGATGCCTATTATTGGCTGCTGCATACGTCGACCGTCGAGGTGGCAACTAAAGAATATGGTTCACGGACATGCCGCCGTGCATGCCAGCCACCTTAGCTAGCTCCCGAAATGTagtgaaaataataaaatgcgACTAGAAATGATAGAAATTAGTAAACTTAAGTAATTAGGtagtaatatttaaaaatataatataaaaatatattattaaattaaaagagtattaagaattagtaaattttatgatttataattatcaattagttattattaatatttttaataatgtaaaattttatttaatgatgTGAAATTATTCACTTTTCTTCTGTTGATTAAGTGCTGATCAGATTTTAATAAAAACGCTACTCCTTACACTTTttcattaaattattaatttaaaagaaatgAACTAATAATAAAGtgttagtaaaaaataataaattttattaaataagtaaagttaaaaaaaaattatacatctGAAAATAAGTGATTATTAAGTAGTATTTTTTACGTTTACCATATTGGTAGAAATCTAGTGAATAAAAATCTTAAA
This sequence is a window from Arachis stenosperma cultivar V10309 chromosome 10, arast.V10309.gnm1.PFL2, whole genome shotgun sequence. Protein-coding genes within it:
- the LOC130955673 gene encoding allene oxide synthase 3-like, translating into MASTTTNKIINKPLRAIPGTYGLPFFGPIKDRHDYFYHQGRDKFFLSKIQKYNSTVIRTNMPPGPFISSDPRVIALLDAVSFPILFDNSKVEKRNVLDGTFMPSTSFTGGYRVCAYLDTHEPAHAALKSFYISTIASRKQLFLPLFRNVVAECFTEIENKLSAKTATANLNDAVSSASFNFMFRLFCNNKDPAETNLGSEGPKLFDTWLLFQLAPLATLGLPKIFNYIEDFLIRTVPFPAFLAKSSYKKLYEAFSANAGKLIEEAEKAGIERSEAIHNIIFTAGFNAYGGLKNQFPTLMKWVGLGGEKLHKEIAAEVRSVVKEEGGITINGVERMSLVKSIVYEAMRIEPVVPYQYAKAREDIIVNSHDDSFQIKKGEMLFGYQPFATKDSRIFEKAEEFVARRFVGEEGERLLKYVVWSNGPETEQPGPENKQCPGKNLVILLCRVFLVEFFLRYDTFEFTYKDIVLGPNVTITSLTKASSTF